CGGCTCCGAAACCGAGCACGACCTCGCCGGCGTGTGGCGAGACGACCGGGGCGACCGCCGTCACGGGAGTGCTCAATACAGGGCAGCCTGGCCGCTCGCGTTGAACAGCTCGATCTTGTGCGCGGCCGTGACCTTCATGGCCTCGATGCACGGCGGCTGGATCGAGTTCGGCTCGCGCAGCTTGGTGTCCGCGAGCACCTCGCGCATCTTGTCGTGGTAGGCCACCTTGATGTCGCTGCTGATGTTGATCTTGGCGACGCCGTGCATGACCGACTTGGCGATCTCCTCGTCGGGGTTGCCCGAGCCGCCGTGCAGCACGAGCGGGATGGCGACGGCGGCCTCGATGCGCTCGAGCAGGTCGAGCTTGATCTCGGGCTTCATCCAGTCGGGGTAGAGGCCGTGGCAGGTGCCGACGGCGACGGCCAGGCTGTCGATGCCGGTGAGCCCGACGAAGCGGACCGCGTCGTCGGGGTCGGTGTAGACGATGGAGTCGGTGCCGGCCTCGGCCTCGTCGTCGGTCTTGCCGATGGTGCCGAGCTCGGCCTCGACGCTGACGTCGACGGCGTGGGCGGCGTGGGCCACCTGCTTCGAGACGGCGACGTTGTCGTCGAAGGGCTTGAGCGAGGCGTCGATCATGACGGAGGTGAAGCCGAGCTGGATGGCCCGCAGCGCCTCCTCGTACGTGGCGCCGTGGTCCCAGTGCACCGCGACCGGGACGGTCGAGCGCAGCGCTCGGCTCAGCACCGCGGGGAGGAAGTCGGCGCCGACGTGGCTGACCTCGTCGGGGTGGATGGCCACGATGAGCGGCGACTCGGTCTCTTCGCAGATCTCGAAGATGCCCTTCGCCATCGCGTG
This is a stretch of genomic DNA from Terracoccus luteus. It encodes these proteins:
- a CDS encoding ketose-bisphosphate aldolase, coding for MLVNGVKLLQVARENQFAVPAFNISDHAMAKGIFEICEETESPLIVAIHPDEVSHVGADFLPAVLSRALRSTVPVAVHWDHGATYEEALRAIQLGFTSVMIDASLKPFDDNVAVSKQVAHAAHAVDVSVEAELGTIGKTDDEAEAGTDSIVYTDPDDAVRFVGLTGIDSLAVAVGTCHGLYPDWMKPEIKLDLLERIEAAVAIPLVLHGGSGNPDEEIAKSVMHGVAKINISSDIKVAYHDKMREVLADTKLREPNSIQPPCIEAMKVTAAHKIELFNASGQAALY